A genomic region of Armatimonadota bacterium contains the following coding sequences:
- the galK gene encoding galactokinase: MGSPLTDDAVAAAFAARFGGPPAVVARAPGRVNLIGEHTDYNDGLVLPAAIGRHVRIAARPSGTDLVRLAAVLYGETAEFPASDPGRPAVPPWARYPQGVAVKMADRGIRLRGVDALIDADLPVGAGLSSSAALEVAAALVFEHASGQGLAARERALLCRAAEVEWVGVPCGIMDQFAAALCRRGHALFIDCRSLETHHIPLPADLVLAVCDTGVSRALAASAYARRRQECAQAVRALARMGLPVRSLRDLTSDDLPAVERLPDPLRRRARHVVTENARVVEAARLLEGGQADGLREVFAASHRSLREDYEVSSAELDAMVQAALDAPGCVAARMTGAGFGGAVVALVRRGHGEAFLAAVVDGYRRRTGRDGSAFLTEATDGASLRGWRTSLR; this comes from the coding sequence ATGGGATCCCCTCTCACCGACGACGCGGTCGCCGCCGCCTTCGCCGCCCGCTTCGGCGGCCCGCCGGCCGTGGTGGCCCGCGCGCCCGGCCGCGTCAACCTCATCGGCGAGCACACCGACTACAACGACGGGCTGGTCCTGCCCGCCGCCATCGGCCGCCACGTCCGCATCGCCGCCCGCCCCTCCGGCACGGATCTGGTGCGGCTGGCCGCCGTCCTGTACGGCGAGACCGCCGAGTTCCCCGCCTCCGACCCCGGCCGGCCCGCCGTCCCGCCCTGGGCCCGCTATCCCCAGGGCGTGGCGGTGAAGATGGCCGACCGCGGGATCCGCCTGCGCGGGGTGGACGCCCTCATCGACGCCGACCTGCCGGTGGGCGCCGGGCTGAGCAGCTCGGCGGCCCTGGAGGTGGCCGCCGCCCTGGTCTTCGAGCACGCCAGCGGGCAGGGGCTCGCGGCGCGGGAGCGGGCGCTGCTGTGCCGGGCCGCCGAGGTGGAGTGGGTCGGCGTGCCCTGCGGCATCATGGACCAGTTCGCCGCCGCCCTGTGCCGTCGCGGCCACGCGCTGTTCATCGACTGCCGGTCGCTGGAGACCCACCACATCCCCCTGCCCGCGGACCTGGTCCTGGCCGTGTGCGACACCGGTGTGTCCCGGGCGCTCGCCGCCTCCGCCTACGCCCGCCGGCGCCAGGAGTGCGCCCAGGCCGTCCGGGCGCTGGCCCGGATGGGCCTGCCGGTGCGGTCCCTGCGGGATCTGACCAGCGACGACCTGCCCGCGGTGGAGCGGCTGCCCGACCCCCTGCGCCGGAGGGCGCGGCACGTGGTCACCGAGAACGCGCGGGTGGTGGAGGCGGCGCGGCTGCTGGAGGGCGGGCAGGCGGACGGCCTGCGGGAAGTCTTTGCGGCGTCCCACCGGAGCCTGCGGGAGGACTACGAGGTCAGCAGCGCCGAGCTGGACGCCATGGTACAGGCGGCCCTGGACGCTCCAGGCTGCGTGGCCGCGCGGATGACCGGGGCGGGGTTCGGCGGCGCGGTGGTGGCGCTGGTGCGCCGCGGTCACGGCGAGGCGTTCCTCGCCGCCGTTGTGGACGGCTACCGCCGGCGGACCGGCCGGGACGGCAGCGCCTTCCTCACCGAGGCCACCGACGGAGCGTCCCTGCGCGGGTGGAGGACGTCACTGCGTTGA
- a CDS encoding NAD(P)H-hydrate dehydratase → MRGVDGWRSCQETAAASENSPGGMHVATAAEIAELDRRAAQQFGVTVSQLMDAAGRRVAQLVAEMLRQRGGRTVVVLAGRGHNGGDGLAAARHLRAAGADVAVVLAAPARDFQGEPARMLEAAVGAGVAVREATDVSVDAVLASGDLVVDALTGTGFRGPARGVVASLIEAAGRCRAPVVAVDVPSGVDADTGRCDGPCVRAAATVTMGWLKPGLLLYPGAEMAGDVYVADIGYPEPLRRDPGLRTHLVDSAMVRALLPPRRPDSHKGTYGRVLVVAGSVGFTGAAVLATRGALRAGAGLVTVAVPQSVYPIVASQVTEGMPTPLADEGGALGPACLVRLEELADAADVVAVGPGLSRTAGVAAVVEFLLGCGRPLVADADALNVLAGRAEALARARGPLVITPHPGELGRLVGRSAAEIQRDRLGSARSASERFRCVVVLKGARTVVAAPDGRAWIVPTGNPGMATGGMGDVLTGAVAALLGQGRDPAEAAYGAAYLHGLAADLLAAGRGQAGMLASEVADGLPAAIAAVQAGRVADPVRVLDD, encoded by the coding sequence GTGCGCGGTGTGGACGGCTGGCGATCCTGCCAGGAGACGGCCGCGGCCAGCGAGAACAGCCCGGGCGGGATGCACGTCGCCACCGCCGCGGAGATCGCCGAGCTGGACCGCCGGGCCGCCCAGCAGTTCGGGGTGACGGTGTCCCAGCTGATGGACGCCGCCGGGCGGCGGGTGGCCCAGCTGGTCGCGGAGATGCTCCGCCAGCGCGGAGGCCGGACGGTGGTCGTCCTGGCCGGGCGGGGGCACAACGGCGGAGACGGCCTGGCCGCGGCCCGCCACCTGCGCGCGGCCGGGGCGGACGTGGCGGTGGTGCTGGCGGCTCCGGCCCGGGACTTCCAGGGGGAACCGGCCCGCATGCTGGAGGCGGCCGTCGGCGCGGGCGTGGCGGTGCGCGAGGCCACGGATGTGTCCGTGGACGCGGTCCTCGCCTCCGGCGACCTGGTGGTGGACGCCCTGACCGGCACGGGGTTCCGCGGCCCGGCCCGGGGCGTGGTGGCATCGCTGATCGAGGCTGCCGGGCGCTGCCGGGCGCCCGTGGTGGCCGTGGACGTGCCCTCGGGCGTGGACGCCGATACCGGACGCTGCGACGGTCCGTGCGTGCGGGCGGCGGCCACCGTCACCATGGGGTGGCTCAAGCCCGGCCTGCTCCTGTATCCGGGCGCGGAGATGGCCGGGGACGTGTACGTGGCCGACATCGGCTACCCGGAGCCTCTGCGCCGCGATCCGGGCCTGCGCACTCACCTGGTGGATAGCGCCATGGTCCGCGCCCTGCTGCCGCCGCGCCGGCCCGACTCTCACAAGGGCACCTACGGCCGGGTTCTGGTGGTGGCCGGATCGGTGGGCTTCACCGGGGCCGCCGTGCTGGCCACCCGGGGAGCCCTGCGCGCGGGGGCGGGGCTGGTGACCGTCGCCGTGCCGCAGTCGGTCTATCCCATCGTGGCCTCTCAGGTGACCGAGGGGATGCCGACGCCGCTGGCCGACGAGGGCGGCGCCCTGGGTCCGGCCTGTCTGGTCCGCCTGGAGGAGCTGGCCGACGCCGCGGACGTCGTGGCCGTCGGACCGGGACTGTCGCGGACGGCCGGCGTGGCGGCGGTTGTGGAGTTCCTTCTGGGATGCGGGCGGCCGCTGGTCGCCGACGCCGACGCGCTCAACGTCCTGGCCGGGAGGGCGGAGGCGCTGGCCCGGGCCCGGGGGCCGCTGGTCATCACCCCGCATCCCGGAGAACTGGGACGCCTGGTGGGGCGGTCCGCGGCGGAGATCCAGCGGGATCGCCTGGGATCGGCCCGGTCGGCCTCCGAGAGGTTCCGCTGTGTGGTGGTGCTGAAGGGCGCCCGCACGGTGGTCGCCGCCCCGGACGGACGCGCGTGGATCGTGCCGACGGGCAACCCCGGGATGGCCACGGGGGGGATGGGCGACGTCCTGACCGGCGCGGTGGCGGCGCTGCTGGGCCAGGGGCGCGATCCCGCCGAGGCCGCCTACGGCGCCGCCTACCTGCACGGGCTGGCGGCCGACCTCCTGGCCGCCGGGCGCGGCCAGGCGGGGATGCTGGCGTCGGAGGTGGCCGACGGGCTGCCCGCCGCCATCGCCGCGGTGCAGGCCGGCCGGGTCGCGGATCCGGTGCGGGTGCTGGACGACTGA